From a single Nicotiana tomentosiformis chromosome 2, ASM39032v3, whole genome shotgun sequence genomic region:
- the LOC104086845 gene encoding large ribosomal subunit protein uL23-like, giving the protein MAAAIASPAAIVRSGRRQDQTFRSLVSIIRAPSSFAVVPFQVSSSSIKLCSFLDYSRLTNDGLLTSFNAKGPHLLQRPLCSVSGEIEGCKERDAKKHRLEYAMEVKSGESTSRHVLYIQNSVSSGRKKILRKERNPKNLNSSASRKNRVEYFQVIRYPLITESTMGNILRHNTLVFVVHEDADKKSIRDAVKKLFKIEMKKINTSIMPDGTKKAYVVLIPNHSAIDVAKKIKAI; this is encoded by the exons ATGGCTGCTGCAATAGCATCTCCGGCGGCTATTGTTCGTTCAGGCCGCCGCCAGGATCAGACTTTCAGGTCTTTAGTATCAATCATCAGGGCCCCGTCTTCTTTCGCCGTTGTTCCCTTTCAAGTGTCGTCTTCTTCTATAAAGCTATGCTCTTTTCTCGACTATTCCCGTCTGACCAACGAT GGATTATTGACAAGCTTCAACGCCAAAGGTCCTCACCTTCTGCAAAGGCCTCTGTGTTCTGTATCTGGTGAAATTGAAGGTTGCAAGGAGCGCGATGCCAAGAAACACAGGCTAGAATATGCCATGGAAGTAAAATCTGGCGAATCAACCAGTAGGCATGTATTATATATCCAAAACTCAGTCTCATCTGGACGGAAGAAGATATTGAGAAAGGAAAGGAACCCCAAAAATCTCAACAGTAGTGCATCACGGAAGAACAGAGTCGAATATTTTCAGGTTATCAGATATCCTCTGATCACCGAGTCTACAATGGGGAATATACTACGTCACAATACTTTGGTTTTTGTTGTTCACGAAGATGCTGACAAGAAGAGCATAAGGGATGCTGTAAAGAAGCTGTTTAAGAttgaaatgaagaaaataaatacATCGATCATGCCTGATGGAACAAAGAAAGCATATGTTGTGCTGATACCGAACCATAGTGCTATAGATGTGGCaaagaaaatcaaagccatcTAA